A section of the Streptomyces sp. V3I8 genome encodes:
- a CDS encoding DUF5133 domain-containing protein, whose protein sequence is MLLPAKDEIARHLELYRAWERMMLAAPSDRAARGNFEDTGYTLCVLMGKRCAREAVYAAERYLAAGSAALRHERANRGSPMGGFPEHAGGLAANPAGRRPADMTA, encoded by the coding sequence ATGCTGCTGCCTGCCAAGGACGAAATCGCCAGGCACCTGGAGCTGTACCGGGCCTGGGAACGCATGATGCTCGCGGCTCCGTCCGACCGCGCCGCCCGGGGCAACTTCGAGGACACGGGCTACACGCTCTGCGTCCTGATGGGCAAGCGCTGTGCCAGGGAGGCCGTGTACGCCGCGGAGCGCTATCTGGCGGCCGGTTCGGCCGCCCTCCGCCACGAACGGGCCAACAGGGGCTCACCGATGGGCGGATTCCCGGAACACGCCGGAGGGCTCGCGGCGAACCCCGCGGGCCGAAGGCCTGCCGACATGACGGCATGA